Proteins encoded in a region of the Nonomuraea helvata genome:
- a CDS encoding sensor histidine kinase: MATRSRGTTGLLAVAAAGAWLLVVNVLGTGHGPIWRHGPIWMLGALVGVSFLTAGTVAWREHPRNQVGPLMVAVGVAWLPQQLLARPGDVLWALALCGLWAAVACHLFLAFPTGRLRFVSYRVVTGLAYVAALLLPSAQAATYLPLPQPLRAFAVALDDSSWQVTVLISGAVLALTVKRWQQASVAQRRAVAPVTGASILATASFAVDRMSGLFGPNPLRVPLALVMLGAFMAVPLAYLAGLMRSRMDHGRVADLVVRLSRRERPHSLRDELAATLRDPGLIVGYCTAEQDRYVDADGRPVALDPGPGRVVTRVDQGEAPLAVLVHDAALLEQPLLVEAACAAAALALENERLTADLRARLRQLAASRRRMLQWGEAERRRIERDLHDGVQQRLLSAAMTLGLAEAGTDPGRAVPLIGEAKTAVLTALDDLRAVSHGIHPPVLTERGLAGAVKELAAVAPMAVTCDLALDQPLPQSVESAAYYIVNEALANVTRHAAASKAWVRLAHDGRRLWVEVGDDGAGGADPARGSGLAGLADRAEANGGKLTIESPPGKGTVLKVVLPCA, encoded by the coding sequence ATGGCGACGCGTTCCAGGGGCACCACCGGTTTACTCGCCGTCGCGGCGGCAGGGGCTTGGCTGCTGGTCGTCAACGTCCTCGGGACCGGTCACGGCCCCATCTGGCGGCACGGCCCGATCTGGATGCTCGGCGCGCTGGTCGGCGTCTCCTTCCTCACGGCCGGGACCGTGGCCTGGCGGGAGCATCCACGTAACCAGGTCGGCCCGCTCATGGTGGCGGTCGGAGTCGCCTGGCTCCCGCAGCAGCTGCTGGCCCGTCCAGGGGACGTGCTGTGGGCGCTGGCGTTGTGCGGCCTGTGGGCGGCGGTCGCCTGCCACCTGTTCCTCGCCTTCCCCACCGGCAGACTGCGCTTCGTGTCCTACCGGGTGGTGACCGGGCTGGCGTACGTGGCGGCTCTCCTGCTGCCCTCGGCCCAGGCCGCCACGTACCTGCCCCTGCCCCAGCCGCTCCGGGCTTTCGCCGTCGCGCTCGACGACTCCTCCTGGCAGGTGACCGTCCTCATCTCCGGCGCGGTGCTCGCTCTCACGGTCAAGCGCTGGCAGCAGGCGAGCGTGGCGCAGCGCCGCGCGGTCGCGCCGGTCACCGGCGCCTCGATACTCGCCACGGCCTCCTTCGCCGTGGACCGCATGTCCGGCCTCTTCGGCCCGAACCCGCTGCGGGTCCCCCTCGCGCTCGTCATGCTGGGGGCCTTCATGGCGGTCCCGCTGGCGTACCTGGCCGGACTCATGCGAAGCCGGATGGACCACGGCCGCGTGGCCGACCTCGTGGTACGGCTGAGCAGGCGCGAACGGCCGCACAGCCTGCGTGACGAGCTGGCCGCCACCCTGCGCGACCCGGGGCTGATCGTGGGCTACTGTACGGCCGAGCAGGACCGCTACGTGGACGCCGACGGCCGCCCGGTCGCCCTGGACCCGGGGCCGGGCAGGGTCGTCACCCGCGTCGACCAGGGCGAGGCGCCGCTCGCCGTACTCGTGCACGACGCCGCCCTCCTCGAGCAGCCCCTGCTGGTCGAGGCCGCGTGCGCCGCCGCGGCGCTCGCCCTGGAGAACGAGCGGCTCACCGCGGACCTGCGGGCCCGGCTGCGGCAGCTCGCGGCCTCGCGGCGGCGGATGCTGCAGTGGGGCGAGGCCGAGCGCCGCAGGATCGAACGCGACCTGCACGACGGCGTCCAGCAGCGGCTGCTGTCGGCGGCGATGACGCTCGGGCTGGCGGAGGCCGGCACCGACCCCGGACGGGCCGTGCCGCTCATCGGCGAGGCCAAGACGGCGGTGCTGACCGCGCTGGACGACCTGCGTGCGGTCAGCCACGGCATCCACCCGCCGGTGCTGACGGAGCGCGGCCTGGCGGGCGCGGTCAAGGAGCTGGCCGCGGTCGCCCCCATGGCCGTCACCTGCGATCTGGCGCTGGACCAGCCGCTGCCGCAGTCCGTGGAGAGCGCGGCCTACTACATCGTCAACGAGGCCCTGGCCAACGTGACCAGGCACGCCGCCGCGTCGAAGGCATGGGTACGGCTCGCCCACGACGGCCGTCGCCTCTGGGTCGAGGTGGGTGACGACGGCGCCGGCGGGGCCGATCCCGCGCGCGGCTCGGGGCTCGCCGGGCTCGCCGACCGCGCCGAGGCCAACGGCGGCAAGCTCACGATCGAGAGCCCACCGGGGAAGGGAACCGTGCTGAAGGTGGTCCTGCCGTGCGCGTAG
- a CDS encoding glycoside hydrolase family 2 TIM barrel-domain containing protein, with the protein MDLETFAPGSGLLEPRAALRSDAPALDLNGTWRFRFSQSVNVHEDFAEPSFDDSDWDSLPVPSHWNLHGHGAPAYTNVDFPIPIDPPRVPDENPTGDYRRVFDLPEGWTGGRLRFEGAESFARVWLNGHELGFWTGSRLPAEFDAGPYLRPGRNVLAVRVHQWSAATYLEDQDMWWLPGIFRDVTLTRSSADVFVHASYADGRGTLSFEGEGTLSVPELGVADLAPGTEVSVEVEPWTAETPRLYDAVVTFPEETVRLRIGFRTISIVDGVLLANGRPLLFKGVNRHEFHPEHGRAVPYETMREDVLLMKRHNVNAVRTSHYPPHPDFLDLCDELGLWVIDECDLETHGFGEVGWRANPTDDPRYADALLDRMRRMVERDKNHPSIIMWSLGNEAGVGRNLAVMADWTRSRDSSRPIHYEGDRSCAHTDVYSRMYASHAEVEAIGRREEAPLDDPALDERRRGMPFMQCEYAHAMGNGPGGLAEYQELFERYPRLAGGFIWEWIDHGLAHPTYEYAYGGDYGEPVHDSNFVIDGLVFPDRTPSPGLHDLKKVFEPVRFEFGDGVVRVVNGHGFRDLSHLDFVVTVEADGETVAEHRLTVPAEGGEVKLPPPPAGDGELWVTVRAVLAADQPWAAAGHEVAWGQAPLKPFPSPVEPAAPAVVSAPARAVLDGREHHVLGDAEFDAATGRLVRLFGTEVEGPRLDLWRAPTDNDTYGGLAGKWRRLGLHRLTHRVDGIEAGDGLTVRTRVAPAVTDLGMRATYTWTAVGGGLELTVDIEPEGDWTDPIPRVGLNMTLPAGTVEHVTWFGRGPGEAYPDTGMSARVGRWRASIDELQIPYVFPQENGHRADVRWADFGAFKVRGYPVFGLTARPWSAAELDRARHRPDLVPGDRLHIGLDLAQQGIGTATCGPGALPAYDLRAGRTTFRLRFEPS; encoded by the coding sequence ATGGACCTCGAAACTTTCGCCCCCGGTTCGGGACTGCTCGAACCCAGGGCCGCACTCCGCTCAGACGCGCCCGCACTCGACCTCAACGGGACGTGGCGCTTCCGTTTCTCACAATCCGTGAACGTTCACGAGGACTTCGCCGAGCCGTCCTTCGACGACTCGGACTGGGACTCGCTCCCGGTCCCGTCGCACTGGAACCTCCACGGCCACGGCGCGCCCGCGTACACGAACGTCGACTTCCCCATCCCGATCGACCCGCCCCGGGTCCCCGACGAGAACCCGACCGGCGACTACCGGCGCGTCTTCGACCTGCCCGAGGGCTGGACGGGCGGCCGGCTGCGGTTCGAGGGCGCCGAGTCCTTCGCCAGGGTCTGGCTCAACGGCCACGAGCTGGGCTTCTGGACCGGCAGCAGGCTCCCCGCCGAGTTCGACGCGGGCCCGTACCTGCGTCCCGGGCGCAACGTGCTCGCCGTCCGCGTGCACCAGTGGTCGGCGGCCACGTACCTGGAGGACCAGGACATGTGGTGGCTGCCGGGCATCTTCCGCGACGTCACGCTCACCCGCTCCAGCGCCGACGTCTTCGTGCACGCCTCCTACGCCGACGGCCGGGGCACGCTCAGCTTCGAGGGCGAGGGGACGCTGAGCGTCCCCGAGCTCGGCGTCGCCGACCTCGCGCCCGGCACCGAGGTGTCGGTGGAGGTGGAGCCGTGGACGGCCGAGACCCCCCGCCTGTACGACGCCGTCGTGACGTTCCCGGAGGAGACGGTGCGGCTGCGCATCGGCTTCCGCACGATCTCCATCGTCGACGGCGTGCTCCTCGCCAACGGTCGCCCGCTGCTGTTCAAGGGCGTGAACCGGCACGAGTTCCACCCGGAGCACGGCCGGGCGGTCCCGTACGAGACGATGCGCGAGGACGTGCTGCTGATGAAGCGGCACAACGTCAACGCCGTCAGGACCAGCCACTACCCGCCCCACCCCGACTTCCTCGACCTCTGCGACGAGCTGGGCCTGTGGGTGATCGACGAGTGCGACCTCGAGACGCACGGCTTCGGCGAGGTCGGCTGGCGCGCCAACCCCACCGACGACCCGCGCTACGCCGACGCGCTGCTCGACCGCATGCGCCGCATGGTCGAACGCGACAAGAACCACCCCAGCATCATCATGTGGTCGCTCGGCAACGAGGCGGGCGTCGGCCGCAACCTGGCCGTCATGGCGGACTGGACCCGTTCGCGTGACTCGTCCCGGCCGATCCACTACGAAGGCGACCGGTCGTGCGCGCACACCGACGTGTACTCGCGCATGTACGCCTCGCACGCCGAGGTCGAGGCCATCGGGCGGCGCGAGGAGGCCCCCCTCGACGACCCCGCGCTGGACGAACGCCGGCGGGGGATGCCGTTCATGCAGTGCGAGTACGCCCACGCCATGGGCAACGGGCCGGGCGGGCTGGCCGAGTACCAGGAGCTGTTCGAGCGGTATCCGCGCCTGGCCGGCGGGTTCATCTGGGAGTGGATCGACCACGGGCTGGCGCACCCCACGTACGAGTACGCGTACGGCGGTGACTACGGCGAGCCCGTGCACGACTCGAACTTCGTCATCGACGGTCTGGTGTTCCCCGACCGTACGCCGTCGCCCGGCCTGCACGACCTGAAGAAGGTGTTCGAGCCGGTCCGCTTCGAGTTCGGGGACGGCGTGGTGCGGGTCGTCAACGGCCACGGCTTCCGTGACCTGTCGCACCTGGATTTCGTCGTCACCGTGGAGGCGGACGGGGAGACGGTGGCCGAGCACCGGCTGACGGTGCCCGCCGAGGGCGGCGAGGTCAAGCTGCCCCCGCCACCGGCTGGGGACGGTGAGCTGTGGGTGACCGTGCGCGCCGTTCTGGCCGCCGACCAGCCGTGGGCCGCGGCCGGGCACGAGGTCGCCTGGGGCCAGGCCCCGCTCAAGCCGTTCCCCTCGCCCGTGGAACCCGCCGCCCCCGCCGTGGTGAGCGCTCCGGCGCGGGCCGTCCTGGACGGCCGGGAGCACCACGTGCTCGGCGACGCGGAGTTCGACGCGGCCACCGGCAGGCTCGTGCGGCTGTTCGGGACGGAGGTCGAAGGACCGCGGCTCGACCTGTGGCGGGCGCCGACCGACAACGACACCTACGGCGGGCTGGCCGGCAAGTGGCGGCGGCTCGGCCTGCACCGGCTCACCCACCGCGTGGACGGGATCGAGGCCGGCGACGGGCTGACCGTACGCACCCGGGTGGCGCCCGCCGTGACCGACCTCGGCATGCGGGCCACGTACACCTGGACGGCGGTGGGCGGCGGCCTGGAGCTGACGGTGGACATCGAGCCGGAGGGCGACTGGACCGATCCGATCCCGCGCGTCGGCCTGAACATGACGCTGCCCGCCGGCACGGTCGAGCACGTCACCTGGTTCGGCAGGGGGCCGGGGGAGGCTTACCCGGACACCGGGATGTCCGCCAGGGTCGGCCGCTGGCGGGCGAGCATCGACGAGCTCCAGATCCCGTACGTGTTCCCGCAGGAGAACGGCCACCGGGCGGACGTGCGATGGGCCGACTTCGGCGCCTTCAAGGTGCGCGGGTACCCGGTGTTCGGCCTGACCGCGCGCCCGTGGAGCGCGGCCGAGCTGGACCGGGCCCGTCACCGTCCCGACCTGGTGCCGGGCGACCGCCTGCACATCGGCCTGGACCTGGCCCAGCAGGGCATCGGCACCGCGACCTGCGGCCCCGGCGCCCTTCCCGCGTACGACCTCAGGGCCGGGCGGACGACGTTCAGGCTCAGGTTCGAGCCCAGCTGA
- a CDS encoding acyl carrier protein has protein sequence MDGELRERLADMIAKAADGAVDPGEVLSGQARLSDLGVTSLAYLRLIDAVEAEFGVELDPAAVDNLDALVDYVRLHG, from the coding sequence ATGGATGGGGAGCTCCGCGAGCGGCTCGCCGACATGATCGCCAAGGCCGCCGACGGAGCGGTCGACCCGGGCGAGGTGCTGTCCGGGCAGGCCCGGCTGAGCGATCTCGGCGTCACCTCGCTGGCTTATCTGCGGCTGATCGACGCCGTGGAGGCCGAGTTCGGGGTGGAGCTCGATCCGGCCGCCGTCGACAATCTGGACGCGCTGGTGGACTACGTACGACTCCACGGGTGA
- a CDS encoding SHOCT domain-containing protein has protein sequence MFGRYVKSQLLVLLCGGLVGPIFLFVYFGMSAGSREYVQWLLYGGLLVTVADVLIALALARSGARSAAKAAALERTGVLVLAQITGMSETGTRVNDQPLIRLGLHIAGPGFAFDTQDRVLATVTRMGNFTARKLVVLVDPATKEHLIDWDRSALVNGLVPARFTVEEDGRTYDLSGQAGPLMEILQILKAAGIPLKGMLDMRSDPALRERIQDVVRRAADRPPAAAAPGFPPPERSAAQRLEELEALRGTGAITDDEYAAKRQQIISEL, from the coding sequence ATGTTCGGGCGCTATGTGAAGTCGCAACTGCTGGTCTTGCTCTGTGGTGGGCTGGTCGGGCCCATTTTCCTGTTCGTGTACTTCGGGATGAGCGCGGGGAGCCGCGAATACGTCCAGTGGCTGCTCTACGGCGGGCTGCTGGTCACGGTGGCCGACGTGCTGATCGCGCTGGCTCTGGCCAGGTCCGGCGCGAGGTCGGCCGCCAAGGCCGCCGCCCTGGAGCGGACCGGGGTTCTGGTGCTCGCCCAGATCACGGGCATGTCGGAGACCGGCACGAGGGTCAACGACCAACCGCTGATCAGGCTCGGCCTGCACATCGCGGGACCGGGGTTCGCCTTCGACACCCAGGACCGCGTGCTCGCCACCGTGACGCGGATGGGCAACTTCACCGCGCGCAAGCTCGTCGTCCTCGTCGATCCGGCCACGAAGGAGCACCTGATCGACTGGGACCGGAGCGCTCTGGTGAACGGGCTGGTGCCGGCGCGGTTCACGGTGGAGGAGGATGGCAGGACCTACGACCTGAGCGGGCAGGCCGGCCCGCTGATGGAGATCCTGCAGATCCTCAAGGCCGCCGGCATCCCCCTGAAGGGCATGCTGGACATGCGCTCCGACCCGGCGCTGCGGGAGCGGATCCAGGACGTGGTGCGCCGGGCCGCCGATCGGCCGCCGGCCGCCGCCGCGCCGGGGTTCCCGCCGCCTGAGCGCTCCGCCGCACAGCGTCTGGAGGAGCTGGAGGCGCTCCGCGGGACCGGGGCGATCACCGACGACGAGTACGCCGCGAAGCGGCAGCAGATCATCTCCGAGCTCTGA
- a CDS encoding response regulator transcription factor — protein MRVAICEDSTLFREGLARLLAESGFTVAACVDYAEDLLAHVEKDPPDVAVLDIRLPPTHTDEGLRAAVALRERHPAVGVLVLSQHVRVSYAVELLGGRTEGVGYLLKDRVSDLAEFAAAIRRVGSGGSALDPVVVEQLVGRHRQPGDPLGLLTERERAVLRLMAEGRTNMAIAERLAIAERTVEKHCTSIFAKLGLEASAHDHRRVLAVLRYLNA, from the coding sequence GTGCGCGTAGCGATCTGCGAGGACTCCACGCTGTTCCGCGAGGGACTGGCCCGGCTGCTCGCCGAGTCGGGGTTCACGGTGGCGGCATGCGTCGACTACGCCGAGGACCTGCTCGCCCATGTCGAGAAGGACCCGCCCGACGTGGCCGTGCTCGACATCCGCCTGCCGCCCACGCACACCGACGAGGGGCTGCGGGCGGCCGTCGCGCTGCGGGAGCGGCACCCGGCGGTGGGGGTGCTCGTGCTGTCGCAGCACGTACGGGTGAGCTACGCGGTCGAGCTGCTCGGCGGCCGCACCGAGGGCGTGGGCTACCTGCTGAAGGACCGGGTGTCGGACCTGGCCGAGTTCGCCGCGGCCATCCGGCGGGTGGGCTCCGGCGGTTCCGCGCTGGATCCGGTCGTCGTCGAGCAACTCGTCGGCCGCCACCGGCAGCCCGGCGACCCGCTGGGCCTGCTCACCGAGCGTGAGCGCGCAGTACTGCGCCTGATGGCCGAGGGACGTACGAACATGGCGATCGCCGAGCGGCTGGCCATCGCCGAACGCACCGTGGAGAAGCACTGCACCAGCATCTTCGCCAAGCTCGGACTGGAGGCGAGCGCCCACGACCACCGGCGGGTGCTCGCGGTGCTGCGGTACCTGAACGCATGA
- a CDS encoding amidohydrolase family protein, which translates to MSIELDLLPSGFVRAIEEMALVDHHVHGATSHDLSRTAFEELITESDRPVPSWMTQFDSQLGHAILRHCAPVLGLEPFCTPEEYLARRARLGAAETNRLLLAAAGIGHFLVETGYRSEELLGPSGMAEASGVPADEIVRLESVAEQVAAAGCGAGAFAGRFAEALWERTRTARGLKSVAAYRHGLDFDPAPPAREEVTEAAGRWLSAGGGRLTDPVLLRHLIWTGLERGLPLQFHIGFGDPDVDLRRSDPLLLRGLIELAEPTGVPLLLLHCYPYQRQAGFLAHAYPNVFFDVGLGVSHTGARSVAVVAESLEVAPFAKILFSSDAFGPAELHHLGALLWRRAMARVLGGFVAEGEWSVEQAMRVAFMVGAGNARRVYDLGDA; encoded by the coding sequence ATGTCCATTGAGCTCGACCTCCTGCCCAGCGGCTTCGTGCGGGCCATCGAGGAGATGGCGCTGGTGGACCACCACGTGCACGGCGCCACGTCGCACGACCTGTCACGCACGGCGTTCGAGGAGCTGATCACCGAGTCGGACCGGCCGGTGCCCTCGTGGATGACCCAGTTCGACTCCCAGCTCGGCCACGCCATCCTGCGCCACTGCGCGCCGGTGCTCGGGCTCGAGCCGTTCTGCACGCCGGAGGAGTACCTCGCCAGGCGCGCGCGGCTCGGCGCCGCCGAGACGAACCGGCTGCTGCTGGCCGCCGCCGGCATCGGGCACTTCCTCGTCGAGACCGGCTACCGGAGCGAGGAGCTGCTGGGTCCGTCCGGCATGGCCGAGGCGAGCGGCGTGCCCGCCGACGAGATCGTGCGGCTGGAGAGCGTGGCCGAACAGGTGGCCGCCGCCGGGTGCGGGGCCGGCGCGTTCGCCGGCCGGTTCGCCGAGGCGCTGTGGGAGCGCACGCGTACGGCACGCGGGCTCAAGAGCGTCGCCGCCTACCGGCACGGGCTCGACTTCGACCCCGCGCCACCCGCGCGGGAGGAGGTCACGGAGGCCGCAGGGCGCTGGCTGTCGGCGGGCGGCGGCCGGCTGACGGACCCCGTGCTGCTGCGCCACCTCATCTGGACGGGGCTGGAGCGCGGGCTACCGCTCCAGTTCCACATCGGGTTCGGCGATCCGGACGTGGACCTGCGCCGGTCGGACCCGCTGCTGCTGCGCGGCCTGATCGAGCTGGCCGAGCCGACCGGGGTGCCGCTGCTGCTTCTGCACTGCTACCCCTACCAGCGGCAGGCGGGGTTCCTGGCGCACGCGTACCCGAACGTCTTCTTCGACGTGGGGCTGGGGGTGAGCCACACGGGGGCGCGCAGCGTGGCCGTGGTGGCCGAGAGCCTGGAGGTGGCGCCGTTCGCGAAGATCCTCTTCTCGTCCGACGCCTTCGGGCCCGCCGAGCTGCACCACCTCGGGGCGCTGCTGTGGCGGCGGGCGATGGCGCGGGTGCTGGGCGGATTCGTGGCCGAGGGGGAGTGGTCGGTGGAGCAGGCCATGCGGGTGGCCTTCATGGTGGGCGCCGGCAATGCGCGCCGCGTCTACGACCTCGGGGACGCATGA
- a CDS encoding NF041680 family putative transposase, whose protein sequence is MLASAVAAVLESGQEGERAEAMAELSEFRQEIYGCLTARADELFELAEAVLCADGPVRSLVGLALAPEHRRGHGALYDAINHGRIEIGRLRRALATVPLPRAAGGRIVLAADVTAWLRPDAPTSPERLFCHTYGRRKDEHQMIPGWPYSMIAALETGRTSWTAVLDAVRLGPDDDEAAVTATQLRDLVARLIQAGQWRQGDPDILLVVDAGYDTARLAFLLDGLPVEVLGRLRSDRVLLRPAPSREEFLLASPGGGRPPKHGGEFRMKDETSWGEPAHLTSTATSRYGTAVASCWDRLHPRLGRRSAWIDHVGELPVIEGTLIHLRVEHLSGERDPKPVWLWTSAIGITAAHLDRLWQAFLRRFDLEHTFRMWKQTLGWTVPKIRDPYAADRWTWLIIIAYTQLRLARLLAEDLRRPWERPLPPERLTPARVRRGFRHLRTSLPQPAGAPKPTSAGPGRPKGSRNRVPARHHEVGKTAKRAASLTEHREQAG, encoded by the coding sequence ATGCTGGCATCCGCGGTGGCGGCTGTCCTGGAATCGGGCCAGGAGGGTGAGCGGGCCGAAGCGATGGCGGAGTTGTCGGAGTTCCGCCAGGAGATATATGGTTGCCTGACGGCGCGCGCGGATGAGCTGTTCGAGCTGGCCGAGGCGGTGTTATGCGCCGACGGGCCGGTACGCAGCCTGGTCGGACTGGCGCTGGCCCCCGAACACCGGCGCGGTCACGGCGCCTTGTATGACGCGATCAACCACGGCCGGATCGAGATCGGCCGGCTCCGCAGAGCCCTGGCTACGGTGCCGCTGCCGCGCGCGGCGGGCGGGCGGATCGTCCTGGCCGCCGATGTGACTGCGTGGCTGCGGCCAGACGCGCCGACCAGCCCCGAACGGCTGTTCTGCCACACCTACGGCCGCCGCAAGGACGAGCATCAGATGATCCCCGGCTGGCCATACTCGATGATCGCCGCACTGGAGACCGGCCGGACCTCCTGGACTGCGGTGCTCGACGCAGTGCGGCTCGGCCCCGACGACGATGAGGCCGCCGTCACCGCAACCCAGCTTCGCGACCTGGTCGCCCGCCTGATCCAGGCCGGGCAGTGGCGTCAGGGCGACCCGGACATCCTGCTGGTGGTCGACGCCGGATACGACACCGCCCGACTGGCCTTCCTCCTGGACGGCCTGCCGGTGGAGGTGCTGGGCCGGTTGCGCTCGGACCGGGTGCTGCTGCGTCCCGCCCCATCGCGTGAGGAATTCCTGCTGGCCAGCCCCGGTGGCGGACGTCCGCCCAAACATGGAGGCGAGTTCCGGATGAAGGACGAGACCAGCTGGGGCGAGCCGGCCCACCTCACGAGCACCGCCACCAGCCGGTACGGCACGGCGGTCGCCTCCTGCTGGGACCGGCTACACCCTCGGCTGGGCCGCCGCAGCGCCTGGATCGATCATGTCGGCGAGCTCCCGGTCATCGAGGGCACCCTCATCCATCTGCGGGTCGAGCACCTGTCCGGCGAACGTGATCCCAAGCCGGTGTGGCTGTGGACATCGGCCATCGGCATCACCGCCGCGCATCTGGATCGGCTCTGGCAGGCGTTCCTGCGCAGGTTCGATCTTGAGCACACGTTCAGAATGTGGAAGCAGACCCTGGGCTGGACCGTCCCCAAGATCCGCGACCCCTACGCCGCTGACCGCTGGACCTGGCTGATCATTATCGCCTACACCCAGCTTCGTCTCGCTCGCCTCCTCGCCGAAGACCTTCGCCGCCCGTGGGAGAGGCCGCTGCCGCCCGAGCGGCTCACCCCCGCTCGCGTCCGCCGGGGGTTTCGCCACCTCCGCACGAGCCTGCCCCAGCCCGCCGGTGCGCCCAAACCCACGAGCGCTGGTCCCGGACGCCCCAAGGGATCAAGGAACCGCGTCCCCGCCCGTCATCACGAGGTGGGAAAGACCGCCAAACGCGCGGCATCACTCACCGAGCACCGCGAGCAGGCAGGTTAA
- a CDS encoding PIG-L deacetylase family protein, whose amino-acid sequence MRRFDRVLVISPHADDEVLGCAGLMAAQAGAGAEVHVLYLAVDGLRHYGLDGATSYPQRLQEIEAVRDLLGFTFEIAYGDAGLTERLDTLPRRELVDLFEQALNERRPDLLLLPGFADHDQDHIAVFDAGFAAARPIAQQSGRWLVPSVLMYEMSKIQWASEPMPRSTAYCDISAHMDAKLKALRAYKSQHRPAPHIRSEEAVTALATLRGAEIGVAHAEAFGVLREVL is encoded by the coding sequence ATGCGCCGCTTTGACCGTGTCCTGGTGATCTCCCCCCACGCCGACGACGAGGTCCTGGGCTGCGCCGGGCTGATGGCCGCGCAGGCCGGGGCAGGGGCCGAGGTGCACGTCCTGTATCTCGCGGTGGACGGCCTGCGCCACTACGGGCTGGACGGGGCCACGAGCTACCCGCAGCGGCTGCAGGAGATCGAGGCCGTGCGGGACCTGCTCGGCTTCACCTTCGAGATCGCGTACGGGGACGCCGGGCTGACCGAGCGGCTCGACACGCTGCCGCGCAGGGAGCTGGTCGACCTGTTCGAGCAGGCGCTGAACGAGCGGCGGCCCGACCTGCTGCTGCTGCCCGGCTTCGCCGACCACGACCAGGACCATATCGCGGTCTTCGACGCCGGGTTCGCCGCCGCCCGGCCGATCGCGCAGCAGTCCGGCAGGTGGCTGGTGCCGAGCGTCCTCATGTACGAGATGTCGAAGATCCAGTGGGCGTCCGAGCCGATGCCCCGCTCGACCGCGTACTGCGACATCTCCGCGCACATGGACGCGAAGCTGAAGGCGCTGCGGGCGTACAAGAGCCAGCACCGGCCCGCGCCGCACATCAGGAGCGAGGAGGCGGTGACGGCGCTGGCCACGTTGCGCGGGGCGGAGATCGGTGTCGCTCACGCGGAGGCCTTCGGGGTGTTGCGGGAGGTCCTGTGA